AAACACGAAGAATACTGCGTAGACGAGCACGGCCATAAAAACTGTGCGTGCAACCCTAGAAATTGTAGTTAGTATTGAAGCGAATCGTTTGAAGCGGTCGGGAGGCCGCTCCGGAGTTGGGCGTGGAATGCAGGGGGACATACGCTGGTCCATCCTCGGGGTCGTTGATGGACCCGACGAAAGACTCGTGGTTGGTGTTGAATAGGTGAGCGATCACCGAAAGGATCACGACACCGAACGCCGAAATTACGGTGCAGAACCAAGCTTTACCGGACTGTAAAGAAGGGGAGGGTGGTTAGTATGGGGGGCCAGAGAGAACGGTGCACGGCTGGCGCGGCACAAGCTGCAGAGTGCGAGCTATCGCGAGAGAGCATACTGATACCACTGGCTTCATtgcgtgtgtgtgtgtgtgtggATTCTTGG
Above is a genomic segment from Lachancea thermotolerans CBS 6340 chromosome A complete sequence containing:
- a CDS encoding uncharacterized protein (highly similar to uniprot|P0C5R9 Saccharomyces cerevisiae YPR170W-B) — translated: MKPVVSSGKAWFCTVISAFGVVILSVIAHLFNTNHESFVGSINDPEDGPAVARTVFMAVLVYAVFFVFCGSQIWLGKKKPAIELR